A genomic window from Halorubrum trapanicum includes:
- a CDS encoding TrkA C-terminal domain-containing protein: MTITESDLPGVGKKFEIELGDGEEMIVVIHNTGKREVFRRSDPEADSEKAFEFSDDLARTIGSIIEGAHFQPVEPDTQETTLPGGVLLEWYELPPGSPLVGETLASADIGNRTGLAVVAIQRGDEVLDSPGAETTLREGDTLIGVGTRENCEAFEEILTE; encoded by the coding sequence ATGACGATCACCGAGTCCGACCTCCCGGGGGTCGGGAAGAAGTTCGAGATCGAGTTAGGCGACGGCGAAGAGATGATCGTCGTCATCCACAACACCGGGAAACGAGAGGTGTTCCGCCGCAGCGACCCCGAGGCCGACTCCGAGAAGGCGTTCGAGTTCTCCGACGACCTCGCGCGGACGATCGGCTCGATCATCGAGGGGGCGCACTTCCAGCCGGTCGAGCCGGACACGCAGGAGACGACCCTGCCGGGCGGGGTCCTCTTAGAGTGGTACGAGCTTCCGCCCGGGTCGCCGCTCGTCGGCGAGACGCTGGCGAGCGCCGACATCGGCAACCGGACCGGGCTCGCCGTCGTCGCGATCCAGCGCGGCGACGAGGTGCTCGACAGTCCGGGCGCCGAGACCACCCTCCGCGAGGGCGACACCCTGATCGGGGTCGGGACCCGCGAGAACTGCGAGGCGTTCGAGGAGATCCTCACGGAATGA
- a CDS encoding cation:proton antiporter, with product MALLDVGVMFVAVAVAGALANRLGQSVIPFYIVTGMLLGEYVLGRLALPAIGTAYVPETEFISLGAELGIVFLLFFLGLEFNLDRLLARRGPIGTAGTIDLANFGVGLVLGWLVFGAFLPAFLVAGIVYISSSAVITKSLIDLGWIANDEAEPMLGTLVYEDLFIAVYLSVASALVLGGGDVAAAAVDVGIALGFIAGLFAVVRFGTPLFDRLVATDNREFVALRSVAAVVFVAGAALALGVSEAVAAFFVGMAFAPTDRAHTIETILEPVRDLFAAVFFFWIGLVTDPALFADVAAFVALAVVVTTPPKVVTGYLAGRAFDLDVRRSTRVGLGMTTRGEFSLIIATVAVSGANAGSFDPALAGTINAFAVGYVLVMAVLGTTLMGYSAPFESVATSWLDRGEADGSGASG from the coding sequence GTGGCGCTGCTCGACGTCGGCGTCATGTTCGTCGCGGTCGCGGTCGCCGGCGCGCTCGCGAACCGCCTCGGGCAGTCGGTGATCCCCTTCTACATCGTCACCGGGATGCTGCTCGGGGAGTACGTCCTCGGCCGCCTCGCGCTCCCGGCGATCGGGACCGCCTACGTCCCCGAGACGGAGTTCATCTCGCTCGGGGCGGAGCTGGGGATCGTCTTCCTCCTCTTCTTCCTCGGGTTGGAGTTCAACCTCGATCGACTGCTCGCCCGGCGGGGGCCGATCGGGACGGCGGGCACGATCGACCTCGCGAACTTCGGGGTCGGGCTCGTCCTCGGCTGGCTCGTCTTCGGGGCGTTCCTCCCGGCGTTCCTGGTCGCGGGGATCGTCTACATCTCCTCGTCGGCGGTGATCACGAAGTCGCTCATCGACCTCGGCTGGATCGCCAACGACGAGGCGGAGCCGATGCTCGGGACCCTGGTGTACGAGGACCTGTTCATCGCGGTGTACCTCTCCGTCGCGTCCGCCCTGGTGCTCGGCGGCGGCGACGTCGCCGCGGCCGCGGTCGACGTGGGGATCGCGCTCGGGTTCATCGCCGGGCTGTTCGCGGTCGTCAGGTTCGGCACGCCGCTCTTCGACCGGCTCGTCGCGACGGACAACCGGGAGTTCGTGGCGCTGCGCTCGGTGGCCGCGGTCGTGTTCGTCGCCGGCGCGGCGCTCGCGCTCGGCGTCAGCGAGGCGGTCGCCGCGTTCTTCGTCGGGATGGCGTTCGCCCCGACCGATCGGGCCCACACGATCGAGACGATCCTGGAGCCGGTCCGGGACCTGTTCGCCGCGGTGTTCTTCTTCTGGATCGGGCTCGTCACGGACCCCGCGCTGTTCGCGGACGTGGCGGCGTTCGTCGCGCTCGCCGTCGTCGTGACCACGCCGCCGAAGGTCGTCACCGGCTACCTCGCGGGGCGCGCGTTCGACCTCGACGTCCGCCGGTCGACGCGGGTCGGCCTCGGGATGACCACCCGCGGCGAGTTCTCGCTGATCATCGCGACGGTCGCGGTCTCCGGCGCGAACGCCGGCTCGTTCGACCCGGCGCTCGCGGGGACGATCAACGCGTTCGCGGTCGGCTACGTCCTCGTGATGGCGGTGCTGGGGACGACGCTGATGGGCTACTCCGCGCCGTTCGAGTCCGTCGCGACCTCGTGGCTGGACCGTGGTGAAGCGGACGGCAGCGGGGCGAGCGGGTAG
- a CDS encoding ribonuclease R family protein: protein MSDDEPKQGSAEDQGPVTITPALADRLAEKREELFEEFEIRDEFPSEVLREAEARTEGVYEEIEAEVDEREDLRDLTTWTTDPVDAQDFDDAISIEREEGAYRLWVHIADVTHYVTPDTAMWEEAVERANTVYLPDYTIHMLPPVLAETVCSLVPNEDRLAHTVEMEIDEETLSFEDIDIYKSVINSDERLTYKECENRLEDPDLPLSEENQLAFELADRMHEQRKEDGSLVLNPRRDRAHTIIEESMLKANKAVTHTLMWDRGVEAMYRVHPQPTPDQWNEALKEIQELDGVSIPGDAWGDDPRKAVNAALEESPERQLNKIQRAVLKVMPRAKYMNDPFGGHHALNFDIYGHFTSPIRRLSDTINHWIVHENDVPETLVELCDHASDKQKDGETAERLYKQFLQEQGLDPYAVNNRGVEVVEDPEEAKHAV, encoded by the coding sequence ATGTCAGACGACGAGCCGAAGCAAGGGTCCGCCGAGGACCAGGGCCCCGTGACGATCACGCCGGCGCTCGCGGACCGACTCGCCGAGAAGCGCGAGGAGCTGTTCGAGGAGTTCGAGATCCGCGACGAGTTCCCGAGCGAGGTCCTCCGCGAGGCGGAGGCCCGGACCGAGGGCGTCTACGAGGAGATCGAAGCCGAGGTCGACGAGCGCGAGGACCTCCGCGACCTCACCACCTGGACCACCGACCCGGTCGACGCGCAGGACTTCGACGACGCGATCTCCATCGAGCGCGAGGAGGGCGCCTACCGCCTGTGGGTCCACATCGCCGACGTGACCCACTACGTCACCCCGGACACCGCGATGTGGGAGGAGGCGGTCGAGCGCGCCAACACCGTCTACCTGCCCGACTACACGATCCACATGCTCCCGCCGGTGCTGGCGGAGACCGTCTGCTCGCTCGTGCCGAACGAGGACCGGCTCGCGCACACCGTCGAAATGGAGATCGACGAGGAGACGCTATCCTTCGAGGACATCGACATCTACAAGTCCGTCATCAACTCCGACGAGCGGCTCACCTACAAGGAGTGCGAGAACCGGCTGGAGGACCCCGACCTGCCACTGAGCGAGGAGAACCAGCTCGCCTTCGAGCTCGCGGACCGAATGCACGAGCAGCGCAAGGAGGACGGCTCGCTCGTCTTGAACCCCCGGCGCGACCGCGCGCACACCATCATCGAGGAGTCGATGCTGAAGGCGAACAAGGCGGTGACGCACACCCTGATGTGGGACCGCGGCGTCGAGGCGATGTACCGCGTCCACCCGCAGCCGACCCCCGACCAGTGGAACGAGGCCTTAAAAGAGATCCAGGAACTCGACGGCGTCTCCATCCCCGGCGACGCGTGGGGCGACGACCCGCGGAAGGCGGTCAACGCCGCCCTCGAAGAGTCGCCGGAGCGCCAGCTCAACAAGATCCAGCGCGCCGTGCTGAAGGTGATGCCCCGGGCGAAGTACATGAACGACCCGTTCGGCGGCCACCACGCGCTCAACTTCGACATCTACGGCCACTTCACCTCGCCCATCCGCCGCCTGTCGGACACGATCAACCACTGGATCGTCCACGAGAACGACGTGCCGGAGACCCTCGTGGAGCTCTGCGACCACGCCAGCGACAAGCAGAAGGACGGCGAGACCGCCGAGCGCCTTTATAAGCAGTTCCTCCAGGAGCAGGGGCTCGACCCGTACGCGGTCAACAACCGCGGCGTCGAGGTCGTCGAGGACCCCGAAGAGGCGAAACACGCCGTCTGA
- a CDS encoding GIDE domain-containing protein, with protein sequence MCALHVAAATADFLSTVIGAVESLPIAVGTVESVPTVIGAVDPVTTVIGAVDPVTTVIGVGAFVLGLAFLARGASGAADAARVLRTTATSPAGLDGAERRIRVTGRAAAVDDETLPAPFGGDPGLCVEYDVSELRSQGNGQSWVTIEAGEAGVPFRVDDGGTGVRVDPGAATFSLAVDEKVKIDAGEEPPERVRGFIEAVDEVDDTETGYEVGPLTIGDDPRRRYVQRTLRPGDEVTVVGDTEAFPDAPVGEVKSRLAGGSPFVVSDASARRTALRLVGSSAIPIALGALALGIGALLLSPILTTLV encoded by the coding sequence ATGTGCGCCCTCCACGTAGCGGCCGCGACCGCTGACTTCCTCTCGACCGTCATCGGCGCCGTCGAATCCCTTCCGATCGCCGTCGGCACCGTCGAATCCGTCCCGACCGTCATCGGCGCCGTCGACCCCGTCACGACCGTCATCGGCGCCGTCGACCCCGTCACGACCGTCATCGGCGTCGGCGCGTTTGTCCTCGGACTCGCGTTCCTCGCGCGCGGCGCGAGCGGCGCCGCCGACGCGGCCCGGGTCCTCCGAACGACGGCGACGAGCCCGGCCGGGCTCGACGGCGCGGAGCGGCGGATACGGGTCACGGGCCGCGCCGCCGCGGTCGACGACGAGACCCTACCGGCGCCGTTCGGCGGCGACCCCGGCCTCTGCGTCGAGTACGACGTCTCCGAGCTCCGCAGTCAGGGGAACGGACAGTCGTGGGTCACGATCGAGGCGGGCGAGGCGGGCGTCCCCTTCCGCGTCGACGACGGCGGGACCGGCGTCCGGGTCGACCCCGGGGCGGCGACCTTCTCGCTCGCCGTCGACGAGAAGGTCAAGATCGACGCCGGCGAGGAGCCGCCCGAGCGCGTCCGGGGGTTCATCGAGGCGGTCGACGAGGTCGACGACACGGAGACGGGCTACGAGGTCGGCCCGCTCACGATCGGCGACGACCCGCGGCGCCGGTACGTCCAGCGGACCCTCCGCCCGGGCGACGAGGTGACCGTCGTCGGCGACACCGAGGCGTTCCCGGACGCGCCCGTCGGCGAGGTGAAATCGCGGCTCGCCGGCGGCTCGCCGTTCGTCGTCTCGGACGCGAGCGCGCGGCGAACCGCGCTCCGGCTTGTCGGCTCGTCGGCGATTCCGATCGCCCTCGGCGCCCTCGCGCTCGGCATCGGGGCCCTGCTGCTGTCGCCGATCCTCACGACGCTCGTCTGA
- a CDS encoding DUF5789 family protein, translating to MSDTDADEGDEEAEAEPAVELGDGPDVAGEPVARVASRLTWPATRSDVREQEGDAEIRTPDGPQTLDDVLAESEVPLFESRSDFVQEVEEVVGRGPVATE from the coding sequence ATGAGCGACACAGACGCGGACGAGGGGGACGAGGAGGCTGAAGCGGAGCCGGCCGTCGAACTCGGCGACGGGCCGGACGTGGCCGGCGAGCCGGTCGCCCGCGTCGCGTCGCGGCTCACCTGGCCCGCGACGCGCAGCGACGTCCGCGAACAGGAGGGCGACGCCGAGATCCGAACGCCCGACGGCCCGCAGACGCTCGACGACGTGCTCGCGGAGTCCGAGGTCCCGCTGTTCGAGAGCCGGAGCGACTTCGTCCAAGAAGTCGAGGAGGTCGTCGGCCGCGGCCCGGTCGCGACCGAGTAG